In Sulfitobacter faviae, the genomic window GCCGCCGAAGCAAGTTGGACCGCGTTCAAGACCGAAGCCGACGCGATCGAAGAGAGGGCATTCTGATGGAATTCTACCTAACCCGCAGAAATATGCTGGCCTTGGCCAGTGCAGGCGCGATCTCGCTGGCCTCCCCGCTGATCGCACAAGACACTCCCTTGCGGCTTGCTTTCATTCCGCAGGAGAATCCCGACAAGCTCTTAGGCGACATTGAGGCCATCACAAGATGGCTATCCGAACAGATTGGCGTTCCCGTGGAAGGCTTCGTCACCATCGACCATGCTGCGGCTGTCGAGGCACTTCGCAACGGAGATGCAGACGTCTCCTTCATGGGCGCGTTGCCTTTCGTTCTGGCGGAGGCGGAAATTGGCGCGGTACCTCTCTTGTCTGAGGTCTACCGGGGCGCGTCAAGTTACACAGGACGCATTTTTGTCCGCCGCAACAGCGGTATCGATACGCTGGCAGACCTGCGCGGGCGCGATATCGCCTTTGCCGACCCGATCTCTGAATCAGGTTATCTTTATCCTCTTTCCGAATTCGTTAAGGCCGGGCTAATTGAGGGTCCTGGCGCAGCGGAGAAATTCTTCGGCCGCGTGTTCTTTGCGGGAGGCTACCAGCAAGCCATGCAGGCTATGGCCGAAGGTCTGGTCGATGCCGCCGGTGCCAGTCAGTATGCGGATTTGTTGTTGACCCCACAACAGCAGGCCGAGGTGACTTGGCTCGTAGAAAGCGCGCCGATTCCAAGTCACCTTGTGATCGCACGCCCAGAACTCGATGCCGCCCTGCAAGCCCGTTTTGTTGACGTCATGCTGAAGCTCAACGAACCGAAGCACCGCGACAAATTGAGCTATCTTTACGGACCAGATGGCTACGTCAGGGCAGACGGCACCGCGTATGAAGGCGTACGCGATATGGCAAAGAAATACGGGCTGTTACGATGAGCATGGCTATCGAAATAGACGATCTGAGTTATGTCCATAAGGGCGCACAGCTACCAGCGTTGGAACGAGTCTCATTTCGGCTCCCGGCGGGCGAGTGTGTCGCTTTACTGGGCCCATCCGGGGCGGGCAAAACGACGTTGCTGGCGCTGCTCGACGGTAGGATTCAGGGATGGCGCGGGCGCGTTTCTG contains:
- a CDS encoding phosphate/phosphite/phosphonate ABC transporter substrate-binding protein: MEFYLTRRNMLALASAGAISLASPLIAQDTPLRLAFIPQENPDKLLGDIEAITRWLSEQIGVPVEGFVTIDHAAAVEALRNGDADVSFMGALPFVLAEAEIGAVPLLSEVYRGASSYTGRIFVRRNSGIDTLADLRGRDIAFADPISESGYLYPLSEFVKAGLIEGPGAAEKFFGRVFFAGGYQQAMQAMAEGLVDAAGASQYADLLLTPQQQAEVTWLVESAPIPSHLVIARPELDAALQARFVDVMLKLNEPKHRDKLSYLYGPDGYVRADGTAYEGVRDMAKKYGLLR